One genomic window of Struthio camelus isolate bStrCam1 chromosome 1, bStrCam1.hap1, whole genome shotgun sequence includes the following:
- the FRS2 gene encoding fibroblast growth factor receptor substrate 2 isoform X1, with product MGSCCSCPDKETVPDNHRNKFKVINVDDDGNELGSGIMELTDTELILYTRKRDSVKWHYLCLRRYGYDSNLFSFESGRRCQTGQGIFAFKCARAEELFNMLQEIMQNNSINVVEEPVVERNNHQTELEAPRTPRTPTTPGFNAQSLPNGYPRYPSFGDASSHPSSRHPSVGSARLPSVGEESTHPLLVAEEQVHTYVNTTGVQEERKNRSSVHAPLESKLSNTETNKVKEDQMCTDDRDAQVLLEPEGVKFVLGPTPVQRQLMEREKLEQLGRDQVSGSSTNNTEWDTGYDSDERRETPSGNKLVYENINRLSIPSASGVRRGRLTSTSTSDTQNINNSAQRRTALLNYENLPSLPPVWEARKLSRDEDDGLGPKTPSLNGYHNNLDPMHNYVNTENVTVPASAHKVEFTRRRDCTPTVFNFDIRRPSLEHRQLNYIQVDLEGGSDSDNPQTPKTPTTPLPQTPTRRTELYAVIDIERTAAMSSLQKALPRDDGTSRKTRHNSTDLPM from the exons GTGGATGATGATGGTAATGAACTGGGCTCTGGCATAATGGAACTTACCGATACAGAACTAATTTTATACACCCGTAAAAGGGATTCTGTAAAATGGCACTACCTCTGTCTCCGTCGCTATGGCTATGACTCAaatcttttctcatttgaaaGTGGTCGAAGGTGTCAAACTGGACAAG GAATCTTTGCCTTTAAATGTGCCCGTGCAGAAGAGCTATTTAATATGTTGCAAGAGATAATGCAGAACAATAGCATAAATGTGGTAGAAGAACCAGTAGTAGAAAGGAATAATCATCAAACTGAATTGGAAGCTCCAAGAACCCCTCGAACACCTACCA CTCCTGGGTTCAATGCGCAAAGCCTACCTAATGGCTATCCCAGATATCCATCTTTTGGAGATGCTTCATCGCATCCTTCCAGTAGGCATCCTTCTGTTGGAAGTGCACGCCTCCCCTCTGTTGGTGAAGAATCAACGCATCCTTTACTGGTAGCAGAGGAACAA gTGCACACTTACGTCAACACTACTGGGgtacaagaggaaagaaaaaatcgaTCAAGTGTGCATGCGCCACTGGAATCAAAGCTTTCAAACACGGAAACAAATAAAGTGAAGGAAGATCAGATGTGTACTGATGACAGAGACGCTCAGGTTCTCCTAGAGCCTGAAGGAGTCAAGTTTGTTTTAGGACCAACACCTGTTCAAAGGCAGTTAATGGAAAGAGAGAAACTGGAGCAACTTGGGAGAGACCAAGTTAGTGGCAGCAGCACAAACAACACTGAATGGGACACGGGGTACGACAGCGACGAACGCAGAGAAACACCGTCTGGCAATAAACTGGTTTATGAAAACATAAATAGGTTATCAATCCCTAGTGCCTCAGGGGTCAGGAGAGGTCGTCTGACATCAACCAGTACCTCGGATACCCAGAACATTAACAACTCTGCTCAAAGGAGAACTGCGTTATTGAACTATGAGAACTTGCCATCCTTGCCTCCTGTTTGGGAAGCCCGCAAGCTGAGTAGAGATGAAGATGACGGTTTAGGACCAAAGACCCCATCTCTGAATGGCTACCACAATAACCTAGATCCAATGCATAATTATGTCAATACGGAGAATGTAACAGTACCAGCAAGTGCTCATAAAGTAGAATTTACACGACGTCGGGACTGTACCCCAACAGTCTTCAACTTTGACATTAGGCGTCCAAGTTTAGAACACAGGCAGCTCAACTATATACAGGTTGACTTGGAAGGTGGTAGTGACTCCGACAACCCTCAGACTCCAAAAACCCCCACCACTCCACTTCCGCAAACTCCAACCAGGCGCACAGAGCTGTATGCTGTGATAGACATTGAAAGAACTGCTGCTATGTCAAGCTTGCAAAAAGCACTGCCCCGAGATGATGGTACTTCTAGGAAAACTAGACATAACAGTACTGACCTGCCTATGTGA
- the FRS2 gene encoding fibroblast growth factor receptor substrate 2 isoform X2 — MLQEIMQNNSINVVEEPVVERNNHQTELEAPRTPRTPTTPGFNAQSLPNGYPRYPSFGDASSHPSSRHPSVGSARLPSVGEESTHPLLVAEEQVHTYVNTTGVQEERKNRSSVHAPLESKLSNTETNKVKEDQMCTDDRDAQVLLEPEGVKFVLGPTPVQRQLMEREKLEQLGRDQVSGSSTNNTEWDTGYDSDERRETPSGNKLVYENINRLSIPSASGVRRGRLTSTSTSDTQNINNSAQRRTALLNYENLPSLPPVWEARKLSRDEDDGLGPKTPSLNGYHNNLDPMHNYVNTENVTVPASAHKVEFTRRRDCTPTVFNFDIRRPSLEHRQLNYIQVDLEGGSDSDNPQTPKTPTTPLPQTPTRRTELYAVIDIERTAAMSSLQKALPRDDGTSRKTRHNSTDLPM; from the exons ATGTTGCAAGAGATAATGCAGAACAATAGCATAAATGTGGTAGAAGAACCAGTAGTAGAAAGGAATAATCATCAAACTGAATTGGAAGCTCCAAGAACCCCTCGAACACCTACCA CTCCTGGGTTCAATGCGCAAAGCCTACCTAATGGCTATCCCAGATATCCATCTTTTGGAGATGCTTCATCGCATCCTTCCAGTAGGCATCCTTCTGTTGGAAGTGCACGCCTCCCCTCTGTTGGTGAAGAATCAACGCATCCTTTACTGGTAGCAGAGGAACAA gTGCACACTTACGTCAACACTACTGGGgtacaagaggaaagaaaaaatcgaTCAAGTGTGCATGCGCCACTGGAATCAAAGCTTTCAAACACGGAAACAAATAAAGTGAAGGAAGATCAGATGTGTACTGATGACAGAGACGCTCAGGTTCTCCTAGAGCCTGAAGGAGTCAAGTTTGTTTTAGGACCAACACCTGTTCAAAGGCAGTTAATGGAAAGAGAGAAACTGGAGCAACTTGGGAGAGACCAAGTTAGTGGCAGCAGCACAAACAACACTGAATGGGACACGGGGTACGACAGCGACGAACGCAGAGAAACACCGTCTGGCAATAAACTGGTTTATGAAAACATAAATAGGTTATCAATCCCTAGTGCCTCAGGGGTCAGGAGAGGTCGTCTGACATCAACCAGTACCTCGGATACCCAGAACATTAACAACTCTGCTCAAAGGAGAACTGCGTTATTGAACTATGAGAACTTGCCATCCTTGCCTCCTGTTTGGGAAGCCCGCAAGCTGAGTAGAGATGAAGATGACGGTTTAGGACCAAAGACCCCATCTCTGAATGGCTACCACAATAACCTAGATCCAATGCATAATTATGTCAATACGGAGAATGTAACAGTACCAGCAAGTGCTCATAAAGTAGAATTTACACGACGTCGGGACTGTACCCCAACAGTCTTCAACTTTGACATTAGGCGTCCAAGTTTAGAACACAGGCAGCTCAACTATATACAGGTTGACTTGGAAGGTGGTAGTGACTCCGACAACCCTCAGACTCCAAAAACCCCCACCACTCCACTTCCGCAAACTCCAACCAGGCGCACAGAGCTGTATGCTGTGATAGACATTGAAAGAACTGCTGCTATGTCAAGCTTGCAAAAAGCACTGCCCCGAGATGATGGTACTTCTAGGAAAACTAGACATAACAGTACTGACCTGCCTATGTGA